The following are encoded in a window of Sinorhizobium sojae CCBAU 05684 genomic DNA:
- the ettA gene encoding energy-dependent translational throttle protein EttA: protein MARQFIYHMAGLNKAYGNKKVLENIHLSFYPDAKIGILGPNGAGKSTVLRIMAGLDHEYTGEAWVAEGATVGYLPQEPQLNPAKTVVENVMEGVAAKKAILDRYNELMMNYSDETAEEGAKLQDIIDSQNLWDLDSQVEMAMDALRCPPSDADVNNLSGGEKRRVALCKLLLSQPDLLLLDEPTNHLDAETIAWLEKHLREYPGAVLMITHDRYFLDNVTGWILELDRGRGIPYEGNYSAYLEAKGKRMSQEGREEATRQKAISREQEWIASSPKARQAKSKARIRAYDELVKAAADRRPGDAQIIIPVGERLGQVVIEADNLSKGYGDQLLIDGLSFKLPPGGIVGVIGPNGAGKTTLFRMITGQEQPDDGSFRIGDSVQLAYVDQSRDALDPNKTVWEEISGGNDVIKLGKHEVNSRAYCSSFNFKGGDQQQKLGTLSGGQRNRVHLAKMLKSGGNVILLDEPTNDLDTETLAALEDALENFAGCAVIISHDRMFLDRLATHILAFEGDSHVEWFEGNFEDYEKDKIRRLGPDSVNPTRVTYKRLTR from the coding sequence ATGGCACGTCAATTCATCTATCACATGGCCGGGCTCAACAAGGCCTACGGCAACAAGAAGGTCCTGGAGAACATCCATCTGTCCTTCTACCCGGATGCCAAGATCGGCATCCTCGGCCCGAATGGGGCGGGTAAGTCGACCGTTCTCAGGATCATGGCCGGTCTCGACCATGAATATACCGGCGAGGCCTGGGTCGCGGAAGGCGCCACCGTCGGCTATCTGCCGCAGGAGCCGCAGCTCAACCCCGCAAAGACCGTGGTCGAGAACGTCATGGAAGGCGTTGCAGCCAAGAAGGCGATCCTCGACCGCTATAATGAGCTGATGATGAACTATTCCGACGAGACGGCGGAAGAGGGGGCGAAGCTCCAGGACATCATCGACAGCCAGAACCTCTGGGATCTCGACAGCCAGGTGGAAATGGCGATGGATGCGCTGCGCTGCCCGCCGAGCGACGCCGACGTCAACAACCTCTCGGGCGGTGAGAAGCGCCGCGTCGCGCTCTGCAAGCTGCTGCTCTCGCAACCGGACCTGCTGCTGCTCGACGAACCGACCAACCATCTCGACGCCGAGACGATCGCCTGGCTCGAAAAGCACCTGCGTGAATATCCGGGTGCCGTGCTGATGATCACGCACGACCGCTACTTCCTCGACAACGTCACCGGCTGGATCCTCGAGCTCGATCGCGGTCGCGGCATTCCCTATGAGGGCAACTATTCCGCCTATCTCGAAGCCAAGGGCAAGCGCATGTCGCAGGAGGGGCGCGAGGAGGCTACCCGACAGAAGGCGATCAGCCGCGAGCAGGAGTGGATCGCCTCGAGCCCGAAGGCCCGGCAGGCAAAGTCCAAGGCACGCATCCGCGCCTATGACGAGCTGGTCAAGGCGGCCGCCGATCGGCGCCCGGGCGACGCGCAGATCATCATTCCGGTCGGAGAGCGGCTCGGCCAGGTGGTCATCGAAGCGGACAATCTTTCCAAGGGCTATGGCGACCAACTGCTGATCGATGGGCTGAGCTTCAAGTTGCCGCCGGGCGGCATCGTCGGCGTCATCGGCCCGAACGGCGCCGGCAAGACGACGCTCTTCCGGATGATCACCGGCCAGGAACAGCCGGATGACGGCTCCTTCCGCATCGGCGACAGCGTGCAACTCGCCTATGTCGACCAGAGCCGCGATGCGCTCGACCCGAACAAGACCGTCTGGGAAGAGATCTCCGGCGGCAACGACGTCATCAAGCTTGGCAAGCACGAGGTCAATTCGCGCGCCTATTGCTCGTCCTTCAACTTCAAGGGCGGCGACCAGCAGCAGAAGCTCGGCACACTTTCCGGCGGCCAGCGCAACCGGGTGCACCTCGCCAAGATGCTGAAATCCGGCGGCAATGTCATCCTGCTCGACGAACCGACCAACGATCTCGACACCGAGACGCTGGCCGCGCTCGAGGATGCGCTCGAGAACTTCGCCGGCTGCGCGGTGATCATCAGCCACGACCGTATGTTCCTCGATCGCCTCGCGACCCACATCCTCGCCTTCGAGGGAGACAGCCATGTCGAGTGGTTCGAGGGTAACTTCGAGGACTATGAGAAGGACAAGATCCGCCGCCTCGGCCCCGATTCGGTCAACCCGACACGGGTGACCTATAAGCGCCTGACGCGGTAG
- a CDS encoding ribonuclease T2, whose amino-acid sequence MAVREMVRVARVAALVLGLGLMSPVAAQEEAAPEGGVAAEAGRTQYVLAVSWQPGFCETRPTRKECVDQAAERFDATHFSLHGLWPLRKSYCGVEAELKTRDRKGDWLDLPKLAIADETAARLLVAMPGVKSGLDRHQWLRSGTCQAANAEDYFALQLRLLDQLNDSAVRALFADRIGSEVGEAEIKAAFDRSFGAGAGERVRMRCQTVAGRSVITGLTVGLTGDLSGKADLQGLIQAAGTTEFKCAKGIVDAAGRA is encoded by the coding sequence ATGGCAGTGCGGGAAATGGTGAGAGTAGCGCGGGTTGCCGCGCTTGTACTGGGCCTGGGACTTATGTCCCCGGTGGCGGCGCAGGAAGAAGCAGCGCCGGAGGGCGGCGTGGCGGCGGAGGCTGGCCGGACGCAATATGTCCTGGCGGTCAGCTGGCAGCCGGGTTTCTGCGAGACGCGACCGACGCGCAAGGAGTGCGTGGACCAGGCGGCCGAGCGGTTCGATGCGACGCATTTCTCGCTGCACGGTCTCTGGCCGCTCAGGAAAAGCTATTGCGGCGTCGAGGCAGAGCTGAAGACCCGCGATCGCAAGGGCGATTGGCTCGACCTGCCGAAACTCGCCATAGCGGACGAGACTGCCGCGCGCCTGCTCGTCGCCATGCCGGGCGTGAAATCCGGCCTCGACCGGCATCAATGGTTGCGCAGCGGCACCTGCCAGGCGGCGAATGCCGAGGATTATTTCGCGTTGCAGCTTCGCCTGCTCGACCAGTTGAACGATTCCGCCGTGCGAGCCCTCTTTGCCGACAGGATCGGCTCCGAGGTCGGCGAAGCCGAGATCAAGGCGGCATTCGACAGGAGCTTCGGAGCGGGTGCGGGAGAGCGGGTGCGGATGCGCTGCCAGACGGTTGCCGGACGCAGCGTGATCACGGGCCTCACCGTCGGGCTTACCGGCGATCTTTCGGGCAAGGCGGATCTCCAGGGCCTGATCCAGGCGGCCGGAACAACCGAGTTCAAATGCGCGAAGGGGATCGTGGACGCCGCCGGGCGAGCCTGA
- a CDS encoding alpha/beta fold hydrolase produces MFGQIDTHQSPTGALLAWRHWPALKPTAILLVSHGLAEHAQRYARFAEAMAAHGFHVYAHDHRGHGHTRAPDAPLATFAAKGGAEMVIADLRAVREMAVARHPGLPVILFGHSMGGLIALNAAETDPRSYDALAVWNSNFRPGPAGRAAQAILRIERMLKGSDVPSLFLSRLTFGAWAQAIPNRKTAFDWLSRDEEEVAKYIADPLCGFDPTVSLWIDVFKLVYAGARADRLAQLSAHLPVHLVGGTADPSTDGGAAICWLGDRMKARGMTDVTVVIHQGMRHETLNEIGREKATQDFAAWCQKAVGANPPIGARS; encoded by the coding sequence ATGTTCGGGCAGATAGATACGCATCAAAGCCCGACGGGCGCATTGCTCGCCTGGCGCCACTGGCCTGCCCTCAAACCGACCGCCATTCTGCTCGTCAGCCATGGTCTCGCCGAACATGCGCAACGCTACGCACGTTTTGCCGAGGCCATGGCCGCCCACGGCTTCCATGTCTACGCCCACGACCATCGCGGACACGGCCACACCCGCGCACCTGACGCGCCGCTGGCGACATTTGCAGCAAAGGGGGGCGCCGAAATGGTCATTGCCGACTTGCGCGCCGTCCGCGAGATGGCCGTCGCCCGTCATCCCGGCCTGCCGGTCATCCTCTTCGGCCACTCCATGGGCGGTCTAATCGCCCTCAATGCAGCCGAAACGGATCCTCGATCCTATGACGCGCTCGCCGTCTGGAACTCCAATTTCCGGCCGGGCCCTGCCGGCCGCGCGGCCCAGGCGATCCTCAGGATCGAGAGAATGCTGAAGGGTTCGGACGTACCGAGCCTCTTCCTTTCGCGTCTCACCTTCGGCGCCTGGGCTCAGGCCATCCCGAATCGGAAGACTGCTTTCGATTGGCTGTCGCGGGACGAAGAAGAGGTCGCGAAATATATCGCCGATCCGCTTTGCGGCTTCGATCCCACCGTGTCGCTGTGGATCGACGTCTTCAAACTCGTCTACGCCGGAGCGCGCGCCGACCGGTTGGCGCAACTGTCCGCGCACCTTCCCGTTCACCTCGTCGGCGGCACCGCGGATCCTTCGACCGATGGCGGCGCGGCAATTTGCTGGCTTGGCGATCGCATGAAGGCGCGCGGCATGACGGACGTCACGGTCGTTATCCACCAGGGCATGCGCCACGAGACGCTCAACGAGATCGGCCGCGAAAAGGCGACGCAAGACTTTGCCGCCTGGTGCCAAAAAGCGGTGGGCGCGAATCCCCCGATAGGCGCACGATCATGA
- a CDS encoding DMT family transporter has product MTDITLSRPAPDHRVTYGLTLMVLSVLISPVIDIFAKLAIATVPSAEITAVRFLLQVVFILPIVFVRRTLLDLTWKKSALHALRGGLLVLTMLSFITTLKVMEVADAIAIFFVEPIILTILGSIFLKETIGWRRYAACAVGFFGAILVIQPSMQEVGPIALLPIVAAFTLAVFLLVTRMVAQNEDPWSMQFHAGIWGGLFCLVLLGFGEGTGSSVFDPVWPEGHAWFYLLGVGITATVSGVLGVYAYRAAPASVLAPLQYLEIVSATIFGWLVFGDLPDALKWLGIAIIIGSGLYIIWRERQVQKTAGTPPVTPAI; this is encoded by the coding sequence ATGACCGATATCACTCTTTCCCGGCCTGCGCCCGATCACCGCGTCACCTACGGCTTGACGCTGATGGTTCTTTCGGTGCTGATTTCGCCGGTGATCGACATTTTCGCCAAGCTGGCGATCGCCACCGTCCCGTCGGCGGAGATCACCGCCGTGCGCTTCCTGCTCCAGGTCGTCTTCATTCTCCCAATCGTCTTCGTCCGGCGCACGCTCCTCGACCTCACCTGGAAGAAAAGTGCGCTGCATGCCTTGCGCGGCGGTCTCCTGGTGCTGACCATGCTTTCCTTCATCACGACGCTGAAAGTGATGGAAGTGGCCGATGCCATCGCCATCTTTTTCGTCGAACCGATCATCCTCACCATTCTCGGCAGCATCTTCCTGAAGGAGACGATCGGCTGGAGGCGCTACGCAGCCTGCGCCGTCGGCTTCTTCGGCGCCATCCTCGTCATCCAGCCGAGCATGCAGGAGGTCGGCCCGATCGCGCTGCTGCCGATCGTCGCGGCTTTCACCCTCGCCGTCTTCCTGCTGGTCACCCGCATGGTCGCGCAGAACGAGGATCCCTGGTCGATGCAGTTCCATGCCGGCATATGGGGCGGCCTTTTCTGCCTCGTGCTGCTGGGATTCGGCGAGGGTACGGGCTCGAGCGTCTTCGATCCCGTCTGGCCGGAGGGTCACGCCTGGTTCTATCTATTGGGTGTCGGGATCACTGCCACCGTGTCCGGCGTGCTCGGCGTCTATGCCTATCGCGCCGCACCGGCCTCGGTGCTCGCGCCGTTGCAATATCTGGAAATCGTGTCGGCGACGATCTTCGGCTGGCTTGTCTTCGGCGATCTGCCGGATGCGCTGAAGTGGCTCGGCATCGCTATCATCATCGGCTCCGGGCTCTATATCATCTGGCGCGAGCGACAGGTGCAGAAGACCGCCGGCACGCCGCCGGTCACGCCGGCAATCTGA
- a CDS encoding thiamine pyrophosphate-binding protein, producing MKTGGQLVVEALVANGVKRVSCVPGESYLAVLDALYDTDIDVVVCRQEGGAAMMADAWGRLTGEPGICMVTRGPGATNASAGLHVARQDSTPMILFIGQVQRDAREREAFQEIEYRRAFTEVAKWVGEIDDPARIPEFVTRAFAVATSGRPGPVVLTLPEDMLTESADAPAARAYQPVESHPGPAQIARLEALISEAKRPIAILGGTRWTAGSVAEFERFAERWHLPVGCSFRRQMLFDHLHPVYAGDVGIGINPALAEEIRQADLVLLVGGRFSEMPSSSYTLIDVPYPKQRLVHVHPDPSELGRVYRPDLAIAASPRDFVAALENVKPAAEPAWSARTAAMHAAYLRWSTPPETGPGDVQMGPIMNWIEANTAPDTIFTNGAGNYATWLHRFHRFRRYGTQAAPASGSMGYGLPAAVAAQHLHPDREVICFAGDGCFLMHGQEFATAIRYRLPIIVLVINNGIYGTIRMHQEREYPGRVSATDLTNPDFAALARAYGGHGETVERTEEFAEAFRRARASGKPAIIEIKLDPEAITPTRTLTEIRKG from the coding sequence ATGAAAACAGGAGGGCAACTGGTCGTAGAGGCGCTGGTGGCGAACGGCGTCAAGCGCGTTTCCTGCGTACCGGGTGAAAGCTATCTGGCAGTTCTGGACGCACTTTACGACACCGATATCGACGTCGTCGTCTGTCGCCAGGAAGGCGGCGCCGCGATGATGGCTGACGCCTGGGGCCGGCTGACCGGCGAGCCCGGCATCTGCATGGTCACCCGAGGCCCCGGCGCGACGAACGCGTCTGCCGGCCTGCACGTCGCCCGGCAGGATTCGACTCCGATGATCCTGTTTATCGGCCAGGTGCAGCGCGATGCCCGCGAACGCGAAGCATTCCAGGAAATCGAGTATCGCCGCGCTTTCACCGAGGTCGCGAAATGGGTGGGGGAGATCGACGACCCGGCGCGCATCCCGGAATTCGTCACCCGCGCCTTTGCCGTCGCCACCTCCGGCCGCCCCGGCCCGGTCGTGCTGACCCTGCCGGAAGACATGCTCACCGAGAGCGCAGATGCCCCCGCCGCGCGCGCCTACCAGCCGGTCGAAAGCCATCCGGGACCAGCTCAGATCGCCCGCCTCGAGGCGCTCATCTCGGAAGCGAAGCGGCCGATCGCCATTCTCGGCGGCACGCGCTGGACGGCCGGGAGCGTCGCCGAATTCGAGCGTTTCGCCGAGCGCTGGCATCTGCCCGTCGGCTGCTCCTTCCGCCGCCAGATGCTGTTTGACCATCTGCACCCGGTCTATGCCGGCGATGTCGGTATCGGCATCAATCCGGCGCTCGCCGAGGAAATCCGGCAAGCCGATCTCGTCCTGCTCGTTGGCGGCCGTTTCTCGGAGATGCCCTCCTCCAGCTATACGCTGATCGATGTGCCCTATCCGAAACAGAGGCTGGTCCATGTGCACCCCGATCCCTCCGAACTCGGACGCGTCTATCGTCCGGATCTCGCGATCGCCGCGAGCCCTCGCGATTTCGTGGCCGCGCTTGAAAACGTAAAGCCTGCCGCAGAACCCGCCTGGTCCGCCCGCACGGCGGCCATGCACGCAGCCTATCTCCGTTGGTCGACGCCGCCGGAGACGGGACCGGGCGACGTGCAGATGGGGCCAATCATGAACTGGATCGAGGCCAATACGGCCCCCGACACCATCTTCACCAATGGTGCTGGCAACTACGCCACCTGGCTGCACCGCTTCCATCGCTTCCGCCGTTACGGAACCCAGGCGGCCCCCGCCTCCGGCTCAATGGGCTACGGCCTGCCGGCGGCGGTGGCAGCCCAGCACCTCCACCCCGACCGCGAGGTCATCTGCTTTGCGGGCGACGGCTGTTTCCTCATGCACGGCCAGGAATTCGCGACCGCGATCCGCTACCGACTGCCGATCATCGTGCTCGTCATCAACAACGGCATCTACGGCACGATCCGCATGCACCAGGAGCGCGAATATCCCGGCCGCGTCAGCGCCACGGATCTCACCAATCCGGACTTTGCCGCGCTTGCCCGCGCCTATGGGGGGCACGGCGAGACGGTGGAGCGGACGGAGGAATTTGCCGAAGCCTTCCGCCGGGCCCGCGCCAGCGGCAAGCCGGCCATAATCGAGATCAAGCTCGACCCGGAAGCAATCACGCCGACCCGCACGCTCACCGAAATCCGCAAGGGTTGA
- a CDS encoding beta-lactamase hydrolase domain-containing protein has translation MDIRQINDEYSVAGQITVEDLDEIKGLGFKSIVCHRPDFEAPDQPTFDAIAARAEELGLEITHIPIGPMGVTADAVTRMVDALDEFPRPMLGYCRSGARSTAVYQQTLHIRG, from the coding sequence ATGGACATTCGCCAGATCAACGACGAATATTCGGTCGCGGGCCAGATCACGGTCGAGGACCTCGACGAGATCAAGGGGCTCGGCTTCAAGTCCATCGTCTGCCACCGTCCGGATTTCGAGGCGCCCGACCAGCCGACCTTCGATGCGATCGCCGCGCGCGCTGAGGAATTGGGGCTGGAAATCACCCATATCCCGATCGGCCCCATGGGGGTCACGGCAGACGCCGTCACCCGCATGGTCGACGCGCTCGACGAATTTCCGCGCCCGATGCTTGGCTACTGCCGCTCCGGCGCACGCTCCACCGCCGTCTACCAGCAGACGCTGCATATCCGAGGCTGA
- a CDS encoding DUF4432 family protein has protein sequence MEVRTGVGAGGNAVETGEVYLLFDRSSALDIAAFVVAGVDLSPGDAIPFDGDPRIDRALAGFFFTCGPDHIRHPEPVEGRGDGACYPLHGSLPGTPVAGTDMASAGSHCTAITEVALACGGRAAIERCWRVERGGQSVLLEDRVVNIGPTAFAPMMMYHMNIAGRLLGEETRIESPSVEGGSLAWRFGEGERAHFCLPAVVGADAWAEVSLSPLPGLAGRSLHVRFRAETLPFLQMWRCQRGSADVISIEPASHRLAKRAELFAGGELDLLEPGGSRDYALAFAIS, from the coding sequence ATGGAAGTGCGGACGGGCGTGGGGGCAGGCGGCAATGCAGTCGAAACGGGCGAGGTCTATCTCCTGTTCGACCGCTCCTCGGCACTCGACATCGCTGCCTTCGTCGTTGCGGGCGTCGACCTCTCGCCGGGCGACGCAATTCCGTTCGACGGAGACCCGCGGATCGACCGCGCGCTGGCCGGCTTCTTCTTCACCTGCGGCCCCGACCATATCCGTCACCCGGAGCCGGTCGAGGGCCGTGGTGACGGCGCATGCTATCCGCTGCATGGCTCACTGCCCGGGACCCCGGTGGCAGGAACGGACATGGCTTCCGCCGGCAGCCATTGCACGGCGATTACGGAAGTCGCGCTTGCCTGCGGCGGCAGGGCGGCGATCGAGCGCTGCTGGCGGGTCGAGCGGGGTGGCCAGAGTGTGCTGCTCGAGGATCGCGTCGTCAATATCGGACCCACGGCCTTTGCGCCGATGATGATGTATCACATGAACATCGCCGGCCGTCTCCTCGGCGAGGAAACGCGGATCGAAAGCCCATCGGTCGAGGGCGGTTCGCTGGCCTGGCGCTTCGGCGAGGGGGAGCGCGCGCATTTCTGCCTGCCCGCCGTCGTCGGCGCCGACGCGTGGGCGGAGGTTTCGCTTTCCCCGCTGCCGGGGCTTGCAGGGCGCAGCCTCCACGTGCGGTTCCGGGCCGAGACGCTGCCCTTCCTGCAGATGTGGCGCTGCCAGCGCGGCAGTGCCGATGTGATCAGCATCGAGCCCGCGTCGCACCGGCTGGCGAAGCGGGCGGAGCTTTTTGCGGGCGGCGAACTCGACCTCCTGGAGCCTGGCGGCAGCCGCGACTATGCGCTCGCCTTCGCGATCTCCTGA
- a CDS encoding L,D-transpeptidase family protein encodes MYRREAASMKTGSIVTSTTRIGLSLLAAAGLVAVWLAPARAQEGYGGYWHRGEIMLVTPEGDILDYMPREDEVHVVRDRRGRTLLIDDWGNIVATVVPNDGYGVRRRRGYGVDVYSNRPDRGYDYSEPGEFTGTVPDYRDVTPAPVEREELPNSLPSLIEGDQAAYDPQYEDPLRQPMPPTAPVHGKSRAEVAALQVFLDREGFSPGVIDGKMGSNVTKAIEAWQQATGETLDPNNTEDILERLRFNGGLPITTYTITAADAAGPYVASIPEDYAHKAQLPHLSFTSTAEMLGEKFHMDENYLRELNPGVDFSIPGTTIKVINPGPNKNGKVARIVADKGRKQVLAYDEAGKMIAAYPATIGSSDTPSPSGTVTVERIAFNPGYTYNPKINFKQGSNDKILQLQPGPNGPVGTVWIALSRPTYGIHGTPDPSKIGKTQSHGCVRLTNWDATELGKMVSAGVTVQFVDEPGAPISADVWNPY; translated from the coding sequence ATGTACCGCCGCGAGGCAGCCAGCATGAAAACAGGTTCTATCGTGACGTCAACGACCCGCATCGGCCTTTCGCTTCTCGCCGCCGCCGGCCTTGTGGCCGTGTGGCTTGCACCGGCGCGTGCGCAGGAAGGCTATGGCGGCTATTGGCACCGCGGCGAGATTATGCTCGTCACGCCCGAGGGCGACATTCTCGACTACATGCCCCGGGAGGACGAAGTGCACGTCGTGCGCGATCGCCGCGGCCGCACGCTGCTGATCGACGACTGGGGCAATATCGTTGCGACCGTCGTGCCGAATGACGGCTATGGCGTCCGCCGCCGCCGCGGCTACGGCGTCGACGTCTATTCCAACCGGCCCGACCGCGGATACGACTACTCCGAGCCGGGCGAATTTACCGGCACCGTCCCCGATTACCGTGACGTGACGCCGGCACCGGTGGAGCGCGAGGAGCTTCCGAACAGCCTGCCCTCGCTGATCGAAGGCGACCAGGCCGCCTATGATCCGCAGTATGAGGACCCGTTGAGGCAACCTATGCCGCCGACGGCCCCGGTCCACGGCAAGTCCCGGGCGGAGGTCGCGGCGTTGCAAGTCTTTCTCGACCGGGAAGGTTTCTCGCCCGGCGTGATCGACGGCAAGATGGGGTCCAACGTCACCAAGGCGATCGAGGCCTGGCAACAGGCAACCGGCGAAACGCTCGATCCAAACAACACCGAGGATATCCTCGAACGGCTGCGCTTCAACGGCGGCCTGCCGATTACCACCTATACCATTACCGCGGCCGATGCGGCCGGCCCCTATGTCGCCTCGATTCCGGAAGATTACGCCCACAAGGCCCAGCTCCCGCATCTTTCCTTCACGTCCACCGCCGAAATGCTTGGCGAAAAATTTCATATGGACGAGAACTATCTGCGCGAGCTCAATCCCGGTGTGGATTTTTCCATTCCGGGCACCACGATCAAGGTGATCAATCCAGGCCCGAACAAGAACGGTAAGGTGGCGCGGATCGTCGCCGACAAGGGACGCAAGCAGGTCCTCGCCTATGACGAGGCGGGGAAGATGATTGCCGCCTATCCGGCGACGATCGGATCCTCGGACACGCCCTCGCCCAGCGGCACCGTGACCGTCGAGCGCATCGCCTTCAACCCCGGCTATACCTACAACCCCAAGATCAATTTCAAACAGGGCTCGAACGACAAGATCCTGCAATTGCAGCCGGGACCGAACGGTCCGGTGGGCACCGTCTGGATTGCACTCTCCAGGCCGACCTACGGCATCCACGGCACCCCGGATCCGTCGAAGATCGGCAAGACCCAGAGCCACGGTTGCGTGCGCCTGACCAACTGGGATGCGACCGAGCTCGGCAAGATGGTGAGCGCGGGCGTCACCGTCCAATTCGTCGACGAGCCCGGGGCGCCGATTTCGGCGGATGTTTGGAATCCTTATTAA
- a CDS encoding NAD(P)/FAD-dependent oxidoreductase, whose translation MATERPLPNLWHATAPAAPGTAPLTGELRCDVAIIGGGFTGLSAALHLAEMGVKAAVIEARTIGHGGSGRNVGLVNAGMWVKPDDLIATLGAEAGNRLLHELGAGPSLVYELVAKHAMACEAVRNGTLHMAVSAEGLNEIREREAQWQKRGAPVEVLPAEKAHVLSGAEGFTGALLDRRAGTIQPLAYARGLARAAIAAGAEIFTDTPLLAAERKGDLWKLEAGRGTLTARHVIVATNAYGAMVNGTPWKAQTRELTILPFFQFATNPLADRVAERILPERQGAWDTGLVMTSFRMDQENRLIFGSIGRLDAMAEGTHRAFAARSLRKLFPYIGDFRFEYWWDGRIGMTTNNLPVVHELAPNVISVSGYNGRGIAPGTVFGRALARHVTGDGSAIPLAQTPITADPWRNVKSAFYHAGAQAKHFIDRRF comes from the coding sequence ATGGCGACGGAGCGCCCTCTTCCCAATCTCTGGCATGCGACGGCACCAGCTGCCCCCGGGACGGCGCCGCTAACAGGGGAATTGCGGTGCGATGTGGCGATCATCGGCGGTGGCTTCACCGGTCTCTCGGCTGCTTTGCACCTCGCCGAAATGGGCGTGAAGGCAGCGGTGATCGAAGCCAGGACCATCGGCCACGGCGGCTCGGGCCGCAATGTCGGTCTGGTCAATGCCGGCATGTGGGTGAAACCCGACGACCTCATCGCCACGCTGGGAGCCGAAGCCGGCAACCGTCTGCTGCATGAGCTCGGCGCCGGCCCCTCCCTCGTCTACGAGCTCGTCGCCAAGCACGCCATGGCATGCGAAGCGGTGCGCAACGGAACGCTGCACATGGCCGTCAGCGCCGAGGGACTGAACGAGATCCGCGAGCGCGAGGCGCAGTGGCAGAAGCGCGGCGCACCCGTCGAGGTGCTCCCGGCCGAGAAGGCGCATGTGCTTTCCGGCGCCGAAGGATTCACCGGCGCCCTGCTCGACCGGCGGGCCGGCACGATCCAGCCGCTCGCCTATGCAAGGGGACTCGCCCGTGCGGCGATCGCCGCGGGTGCCGAGATCTTCACCGACACGCCGCTTCTGGCCGCCGAACGCAAGGGCGACCTGTGGAAACTGGAGGCCGGCCGCGGCACGCTTACGGCCAGGCATGTCATAGTCGCCACCAATGCCTATGGCGCGATGGTGAACGGTACGCCATGGAAGGCGCAGACGCGGGAACTGACGATCCTTCCCTTTTTCCAGTTCGCAACCAATCCGCTTGCCGACAGGGTCGCCGAACGCATCCTGCCGGAACGTCAGGGGGCCTGGGATACCGGCCTCGTGATGACGTCGTTCCGCATGGATCAAGAGAACCGGCTGATCTTCGGTTCCATCGGTCGCCTCGATGCGATGGCCGAAGGCACCCACCGCGCCTTTGCCGCCCGTTCGCTGCGCAAGCTCTTCCCCTATATCGGCGATTTCCGCTTCGAATATTGGTGGGATGGCCGCATCGGCATGACCACCAACAACCTGCCGGTGGTGCACGAGCTCGCGCCGAATGTCATTTCCGTCAGCGGCTATAATGGCCGCGGCATCGCGCCCGGAACCGTATTCGGCCGCGCGCTCGCCCGCCATGTTACCGGCGATGGCTCGGCAATCCCGTTGGCACAGACGCCGATCACGGCGGATCCCTGGCGGAACGTCAAGTCCGCCTTCTACCACGCGGGCGCGCAGGCCAAGCACTTCATCGACCGGCGATTCTGA
- a CDS encoding ParA family protein: MAVITLANAKGGAGKTTAALILATELARQGSRVVILDADPQRWITSWSELSGTIPNLEVISHITPASLPCHIRELKDAVDFIVIDLAGAKDAIVALALGLSDQVLIPVQGCAMDARGAVQILELIRQIEEKARTRINHSVVLTRVNSLVTTRALQTIKALLAARGVSVLDTPIVERAAYREIFECGGTLQTMDANRVSNLDKARENAFALAREVQEILPVRVRRSLALRLHWALPRAA, from the coding sequence ATGGCGGTCATTACACTCGCCAATGCCAAGGGTGGCGCCGGCAAGACGACGGCGGCTCTGATCCTGGCAACGGAGCTTGCCCGACAGGGAAGCCGCGTGGTTATTCTCGACGCGGATCCGCAACGCTGGATCACCAGCTGGTCCGAGCTATCCGGCACCATCCCCAATCTCGAAGTGATCTCGCATATCACGCCGGCTTCGCTGCCCTGTCATATCCGCGAGCTCAAGGATGCGGTCGACTTCATCGTGATCGACCTTGCGGGCGCCAAGGACGCGATCGTCGCGCTGGCGCTCGGGCTGTCCGATCAGGTGCTGATCCCCGTTCAGGGCTGCGCCATGGACGCGCGCGGCGCCGTGCAGATCCTCGAACTCATCCGCCAGATCGAAGAGAAGGCGAGGACGCGCATCAATCACTCGGTGGTTCTCACCCGCGTCAACTCGCTGGTCACCACCCGGGCGCTGCAGACGATCAAGGCATTGCTCGCCGCCCGCGGGGTTTCCGTTCTCGACACCCCGATCGTCGAGCGCGCCGCCTATCGCGAGATATTCGAATGCGGCGGAACGCTGCAGACGATGGATGCAAACCGCGTCAGCAATCTCGACAAGGCGCGCGAGAATGCCTTTGCCCTTGCCCGCGAGGTGCAGGAGATCCTCCCCGTGCGCGTTCGCCGCTCCCTTGCCTTGCGCCTTCACTGGGCTTTGCCGCGCGCGGCGTGA